One stretch of Lacimicrobium alkaliphilum DNA includes these proteins:
- a CDS encoding NnrS family protein has protein sequence MSEHQLPSPLWRLGFRPFFLFGALFSVLAIGWWGGMLAGLWGLAPYGGSYFWHGHEMLFGFSAAIVVGFLLTAVQNWTGVPGLKGWPLMLLFATWLAGRAVLLINPAWPLWIPATIDLLFLPMAAGFMAWPLFKARQQRNMFFVPVLLLMAAANFISHLTVLGVYPEGFRHGSYLMLMLITALICVIGGRVTPMFTANGTGTEKVLPLPWLEKIALAAIWLLVLHYLTGGLLQDMAVGAIALIAGVLHLLRWLRWRVWITFSVPLLWSLHLAYLYVPLGLLALSGHYLGEMMPLSTAIHLLTTGAIGSIILAMMARVSLGHSGRKLKAHWLMSFAFAFVLLAGLVRTLGSWLWHSEIQSMLLLSTLLWCLAFMLFAVIYFPILTRPRIDGKPG, from the coding sequence ATGTCTGAACATCAACTCCCGTCGCCCCTATGGCGGTTAGGGTTTCGCCCCTTCTTTCTTTTTGGCGCGCTGTTTTCTGTGCTGGCCATAGGCTGGTGGGGTGGCATGCTTGCCGGACTCTGGGGGCTGGCACCTTATGGAGGTAGTTATTTCTGGCATGGTCACGAGATGCTGTTTGGTTTCAGTGCCGCTATTGTCGTCGGCTTTTTGCTTACCGCGGTGCAAAACTGGACCGGCGTACCGGGTTTAAAAGGCTGGCCTCTGATGCTGCTTTTTGCCACCTGGCTGGCGGGGCGCGCCGTGTTGTTGATTAATCCGGCCTGGCCGCTGTGGATCCCGGCCACAATAGATTTACTGTTTTTACCCATGGCGGCCGGGTTTATGGCCTGGCCACTGTTCAAGGCCAGACAGCAGCGCAATATGTTTTTTGTGCCGGTGTTGTTGTTAATGGCGGCGGCCAATTTTATCTCCCATCTGACTGTTCTTGGCGTCTACCCGGAGGGCTTTCGCCATGGCAGTTATTTAATGTTGATGCTGATCACGGCGCTAATCTGTGTGATCGGCGGGCGGGTAACCCCCATGTTTACCGCCAATGGCACCGGCACCGAAAAAGTACTGCCACTGCCCTGGTTAGAAAAGATTGCTTTAGCGGCTATCTGGCTGCTGGTGCTGCATTATCTGACTGGTGGGTTGTTACAGGATATGGCAGTGGGAGCCATCGCACTGATAGCAGGGGTATTACATTTGCTGCGCTGGTTACGCTGGCGGGTCTGGATAACGTTTTCGGTGCCCCTGTTATGGTCACTGCATCTGGCTTATTTGTATGTGCCGCTGGGGTTATTGGCGCTAAGTGGCCATTATCTCGGTGAGATGATGCCCTTAAGCACCGCCATACACCTGCTTACCACCGGGGCTATCGGCAGTATTATTCTGGCGATGATGGCCAGAGTGTCGCTGGGGCATAGCGGCAGAAAACTGAAGGCTCACTGGCTGATGAGTTTTGCCTTTGCCTTTGTGCTGCTTGCCGGGTTGGTGCGAACCCTGGGCAGCTGGTTATGGCACAGCGAGATCCAGTCTATGTTATTACTCAGCACACTGCTCTGGTGCCTGGCTTTTATGCTGTTTGCGGTGATTTA